From a region of the Marinomonas mediterranea MMB-1 genome:
- a CDS encoding 2-oxoglutarate dehydrogenase E1 component yields MHESLMELLWSTSHFSGGNLEYVEGLFESYLVDPNSVSEEWRKCFDQLPRVSEAQSTDLPHSVIQQQFLEIGKNKFRSMPVSTGVTTTVGSDHEQKQINVLQLINAYRVRGHQHASIDPLGLLKRDKVADLDLGYHQLTGADLDIAFNSGSLFFNKESMPLSEIVSELEKTYCSSVGYEFMHIVDTQEKAWLQQRVESVRSKPDYSAETRKSLLERLTAAEGLEKYLASRYPGAKRFGLEGGESLIPMVNELIQRSGALGAKEVVIGMAHRGRLNVLVNTLGKNPKDLFDEFEGKKLVNTSGDVKYHQGFSSNVMTAGGEVHIALAFNPSHLEIVSPVVEGSVRARQDRRNDKVGKTVVPISIHGDAAFAGQGVVMETFQMSQTRAYKTGGTVHIVINNQVGFTTNRQEDSRSTEYATDVAKMIQAPILHVNGDDPEAVLFVTQLALDYRYEFGRDVVIDLVCYRRRGHNETDEPSGTQPLMYQIIGKQKTTRTLYAQYLVEQNVLTQQEADAMANENREDLDNGRHVAKSLVLEPKSELFVDWRPYLGVEWTDEGDTSYPIAKLQELAKKTTTVPDGVVVQRQVQKIYQDRDKMTAGAMPINWGYAETLALGTLLEQGYPIRFTGQDSGRGTFSHRHAVIHSQKDGSTFIPLKHLSEDQPPLDLFDSYLSEEAVLAFEYGYATTSPKGMVIWEAQFGDFANGAQVVIDQFITSGEHKWGRLCGLTMLLPHGYEGQGPEHSSARLERFMQLCAEFNIQVCVPTTPSQIYHILRRQAIRPMRRPLIIMSPKSLLRHKQAISTLEELSEGSFKTVLPETSETISPEKVKRLVICSGKVYYDLINRRAELEKDDVAVIRLEQLYPFPYADFEKVLEQYKNVESLVWCQEEPKNQGAWHSNRHRMNRVLEKLYPSLKLRFAGRISSAAPAAGYMSIHVEEQEALVNDAIVG; encoded by the coding sequence ATGCACGAAAGTTTAATGGAGTTGCTATGGAGCACTTCTCACTTTTCGGGGGGGAACCTGGAATATGTTGAGGGGTTGTTTGAAAGCTACCTGGTTGATCCAAATTCAGTATCGGAGGAATGGCGTAAGTGCTTTGACCAACTACCTCGAGTAAGTGAGGCGCAGTCAACAGACCTTCCACATTCTGTAATTCAACAGCAGTTCCTAGAGATTGGAAAAAACAAATTCCGCTCTATGCCAGTTTCTACTGGCGTTACCACCACGGTCGGTTCCGACCATGAGCAAAAACAAATCAATGTTCTTCAGTTAATCAACGCTTACCGTGTACGCGGACACCAGCACGCTAGCATTGACCCACTAGGCTTGTTAAAGCGTGACAAGGTTGCTGACCTTGATCTCGGTTATCACCAGCTAACTGGCGCTGACTTGGATATTGCTTTTAACTCAGGCTCTTTGTTCTTTAATAAAGAGAGCATGCCTCTTAGCGAAATTGTTTCTGAATTAGAGAAAACATATTGCTCAAGTGTCGGCTATGAGTTTATGCATATCGTTGATACGCAAGAGAAAGCATGGTTGCAGCAGCGTGTAGAATCAGTGCGCTCTAAGCCAGATTACTCTGCGGAAACACGGAAGTCGCTTTTGGAGCGTTTGACCGCGGCAGAAGGTCTTGAAAAATACTTAGCCAGTCGCTACCCAGGCGCTAAGCGTTTCGGCTTAGAAGGTGGTGAAAGCTTAATACCAATGGTCAACGAACTTATTCAGCGCTCTGGAGCGTTGGGTGCGAAGGAAGTTGTCATTGGCATGGCGCACCGTGGTCGTTTAAATGTCTTGGTTAATACGCTAGGTAAAAACCCTAAAGATTTGTTTGACGAATTTGAAGGTAAGAAACTGGTAAATACCTCTGGCGACGTGAAATACCATCAAGGTTTCTCATCAAATGTGATGACTGCGGGTGGTGAAGTACACATTGCATTGGCATTTAACCCGTCTCACCTTGAGATTGTTTCGCCTGTAGTTGAAGGCTCAGTACGTGCACGTCAAGATCGCCGGAACGATAAAGTAGGTAAGACAGTTGTCCCTATTTCTATCCATGGTGATGCGGCATTTGCTGGTCAGGGTGTGGTCATGGAGACATTCCAGATGTCTCAAACACGCGCTTACAAAACGGGTGGAACGGTACACATAGTTATAAACAACCAAGTAGGTTTTACAACCAATCGTCAAGAAGACTCGCGTTCTACTGAATACGCTACTGATGTAGCTAAAATGATTCAGGCGCCAATCTTACACGTTAATGGCGATGATCCAGAGGCAGTGCTGTTTGTTACGCAACTTGCGCTTGATTACCGTTATGAGTTCGGACGTGATGTTGTTATAGACTTGGTATGTTACCGCCGTCGTGGTCACAACGAAACGGATGAGCCCTCTGGTACTCAACCTTTGATGTATCAAATCATTGGTAAGCAAAAAACAACTCGTACCTTGTACGCGCAATACTTGGTAGAACAAAATGTATTGACGCAACAAGAAGCGGACGCGATGGCAAATGAAAACCGTGAAGACCTTGATAATGGTCGACACGTTGCTAAGAGTCTCGTGCTTGAGCCAAAGTCAGAGTTGTTTGTTGACTGGCGACCGTATCTTGGTGTCGAGTGGACTGACGAAGGCGACACGTCTTATCCGATTGCCAAACTTCAAGAGCTGGCTAAAAAGACCACAACTGTCCCTGACGGTGTTGTTGTTCAGCGTCAGGTTCAGAAGATCTATCAAGATCGCGATAAGATGACAGCAGGAGCAATGCCAATCAACTGGGGTTACGCAGAAACGCTAGCACTTGGTACGTTGCTTGAGCAAGGTTATCCTATTCGTTTTACTGGTCAGGACTCTGGACGCGGAACTTTCTCGCACCGTCATGCGGTTATTCATAGCCAAAAAGACGGCAGTACGTTCATTCCGCTGAAGCATTTATCAGAAGACCAGCCACCTTTGGACTTGTTTGATTCCTACTTGTCGGAAGAAGCTGTACTTGCGTTCGAGTACGGATATGCAACGACATCTCCTAAAGGAATGGTCATTTGGGAAGCCCAGTTTGGTGACTTTGCCAATGGTGCTCAGGTTGTAATTGACCAGTTTATTACCAGTGGTGAGCACAAGTGGGGCCGTTTATGCGGCTTAACTATGTTGTTACCTCATGGTTATGAAGGGCAAGGACCTGAGCATTCATCTGCGCGCTTAGAACGCTTTATGCAACTTTGTGCTGAATTTAATATTCAAGTGTGTGTTCCTACCACGCCGTCGCAGATTTACCACATTCTTCGTCGTCAGGCGATTCGTCCAATGCGTCGTCCTCTTATCATCATGTCTCCTAAGAGTTTGCTACGTCATAAACAGGCGATCTCTACGTTGGAAGAGTTGTCTGAAGGCAGCTTTAAGACGGTTCTGCCAGAGACATCGGAAACGATCTCTCCTGAGAAGGTTAAGCGATTGGTTATCTGTAGTGGTAAGGTTTACTACGACTTGATTAACCGTCGTGCAGAACTAGAGAAAGATGATGTTGCGGTAATTCGTTTAGAGCAATTGTACCCGTTCCCATACGCGGACTTTGAAAAAGTCCTAGAACAGTACAAAAATGTTGAAAGTCTGGTTTGGTGTCAGGAAGAGCCTAAGAACCAAGGTGCTTGGCATTCTAACCGTCACCGTATGAACCGAGTTTTGGAAAAACTGTATCCAAGTCTGAAATTGCGATTTGCGGGCCGAATTTCATCCGCAGCACCTGCAGCTGGTTACATGTCTATCCATGTTGAAGAACAAGAAGCGCTAGTTAATGACGCCATCGTTGGCTAG
- a CDS encoding succinate dehydrogenase iron-sulfur subunit, with protein sequence MLVSIYRYNPEVDDAPYMQDYNIDLPAGKDLMVLDVLNIIKAQDPAVSYRRSCREGVCGSDGMNMSGKNGLACITPVSEAVKNDKLVLRPLPGLPVVRDLVVDMGQFYKQYEKIKPFLINDTPAPAIERLQSPEDREKLDGLYECILCACCSTACPSFWWNPDKFVGPSGLLQAYRFLADSRDTATQDRLSDLDDPFSVFRCHGIMNCVNVCPKGLNPTKAIGSIRSMLLQRAT encoded by the coding sequence ATGTTAGTAAGTATTTATCGTTACAATCCTGAAGTAGACGACGCACCTTACATGCAGGATTACAATATTGATTTGCCTGCTGGTAAGGATTTGATGGTATTAGATGTATTAAACATCATCAAAGCGCAAGACCCTGCTGTATCATACCGTCGTTCTTGCCGTGAAGGTGTATGTGGGTCTGATGGCATGAACATGTCGGGTAAAAATGGCTTGGCTTGTATTACCCCTGTTTCAGAAGCGGTTAAAAATGACAAACTGGTTCTACGTCCACTTCCAGGCTTGCCTGTTGTGCGTGACTTGGTTGTTGATATGGGCCAGTTCTACAAACAGTATGAGAAGATCAAACCATTCTTGATCAACGATACGCCAGCACCAGCTATCGAGCGTCTTCAGAGTCCTGAGGATCGCGAAAAGCTAGACGGCCTATATGAATGTATTCTGTGTGCTTGTTGTTCGACTGCTTGTCCGTCGTTCTGGTGGAATCCTGATAAATTTGTCGGACCATCTGGCTTGTTGCAAGCTTACCGCTTCTTAGCAGACAGTCGTGACACAGCGACTCAAGATCGTTTGTCAGATCTGGATGATCCATTCAGTGTGTTCCGTTGTCATGGTATCATGAACTGTGTAAATGTTTGTCCTAAGGGTCTTAACCCTACAAAAGCAATCGGCAGCATTCGCAGCATGTTACTTCAGCGTGCCACTTGA
- the sdhC gene encoding succinate dehydrogenase, cytochrome b556 subunit, producing the protein MNKKRPVNLDISTISMPVTAIVSILHRITGIILFIGLVFLFYAFDLSLESQEGFDTVVETLQTSFLAKFIIWGVVSALMYHLVAGVKHLFMDLGHFEELESGRKAAQINLIIAAILIVVAGVWVW; encoded by the coding sequence GTGAACAAAAAAAGACCAGTCAATCTTGATATTTCTACAATATCAATGCCCGTAACCGCAATTGTTTCTATTCTACATCGTATTACAGGAATCATCCTTTTTATTGGATTGGTTTTTCTGTTCTACGCGTTCGATCTTTCTCTTGAGTCTCAAGAGGGGTTTGACACTGTAGTTGAAACTCTGCAAACAAGCTTCCTAGCAAAATTCATTATTTGGGGTGTCGTATCAGCTTTGATGTACCATCTCGTAGCAGGTGTGAAACACCTATTTATGGATTTGGGGCACTTTGAAGAGCTAGAAAGTGGACGTAAAGCTGCACAGATCAACCTTATCATCGCAGCTATTTTAATTGTCGTTGCAGGGGTGTGGGTATGGTAA
- the sdhA gene encoding succinate dehydrogenase flavoprotein subunit: MANIRTISFDSIVIGGGGAGMRAALQLTESGLNTACVTKVFPTRSHTVSAQGGITCAIASEDPNDDWRWHMYDTVKGSDYIGDQDAIEYMCSVGPQAVFELEHMGLPFSRKENGRIYQRPFGGQSKDFGKGGQAARTCAAADRTGHALLHTLYQANLKGGTTFFNEWYAVDLVKNEENAVVGVVAICIETGETVYLKAKATVIATGGAGRIFQSTTNAHINTGDGAGMALRAGYPLQDMEMWQFHPTGIYGAGTLVTEGCRGEGGYLINKDGERFMERYAPNAKDLAGRDVVARSMILEILEGRGCGPEADHVLLKLDHLGEETLNKRLPGILELSRTFAHVDPVKEPIPVIPTCHYMMGGIPTNVGGQALTQNEAGEDIVIDGLYAAGEAACVSVHGANRLGGNSLLDLVVFGRAVGLQVKKSLDDGFDSLDAKDTDIENAMLRLNRLNNSTGGESVAEVRADLQKVMQLYFGVFREGAAMQTGLEELAKIRARVENLHLEDKSQAFNTARIEALELENLLEVAESTAVPAEFRKESRGAHARNDYTERDDENWLKHSLYHPADKKVTKRDVNFAPKTMDAFPPKARTY; the protein is encoded by the coding sequence ATGGCTAATATTCGTACTATTTCATTTGATTCTATCGTTATCGGTGGTGGTGGTGCTGGCATGCGCGCTGCGTTGCAGTTAACAGAATCCGGTTTAAACACCGCTTGTGTGACGAAAGTGTTTCCGACTCGTTCTCACACAGTATCAGCACAAGGCGGTATCACTTGTGCAATTGCTAGTGAAGATCCAAATGACGATTGGCGCTGGCACATGTATGACACCGTAAAGGGGTCAGACTACATTGGTGATCAAGACGCAATTGAATACATGTGTTCTGTAGGTCCGCAAGCTGTGTTCGAACTTGAGCATATGGGTTTACCATTTTCACGTAAAGAAAATGGCCGTATTTATCAGCGTCCTTTTGGTGGTCAATCTAAAGATTTTGGTAAAGGTGGACAGGCAGCGCGTACCTGTGCTGCTGCTGACCGTACTGGTCACGCACTCTTGCATACGCTTTACCAAGCTAACTTGAAAGGCGGTACTACCTTCTTTAACGAATGGTATGCGGTTGATTTGGTTAAAAACGAAGAAAACGCTGTCGTTGGTGTGGTCGCTATTTGCATCGAAACAGGTGAAACCGTTTACCTGAAAGCAAAAGCGACTGTAATCGCTACTGGTGGTGCGGGTCGTATCTTCCAGTCTACAACAAATGCGCATATTAACACTGGTGATGGTGCAGGCATGGCCTTACGTGCAGGCTACCCATTACAAGATATGGAAATGTGGCAGTTCCATCCAACCGGTATTTACGGTGCGGGAACCTTGGTAACTGAAGGTTGTCGTGGTGAAGGTGGTTACCTAATCAATAAAGATGGCGAGCGCTTCATGGAGCGTTATGCGCCAAACGCGAAAGACCTAGCGGGTCGTGACGTTGTTGCTCGTTCAATGATCTTGGAAATCTTAGAAGGCCGTGGTTGTGGCCCTGAAGCTGATCATGTATTGCTTAAGTTGGATCACCTAGGTGAAGAAACACTTAATAAGCGCCTTCCAGGTATTCTTGAGTTGTCTCGTACATTTGCTCACGTAGACCCTGTTAAAGAGCCAATTCCTGTTATCCCGACTTGTCATTACATGATGGGCGGTATTCCAACGAATGTTGGTGGTCAAGCGTTGACTCAAAATGAAGCTGGCGAAGACATCGTTATCGATGGTCTTTACGCAGCAGGCGAAGCAGCATGTGTATCTGTTCACGGTGCTAACCGTTTGGGTGGTAACTCGCTACTTGATTTGGTTGTGTTTGGTCGTGCGGTAGGTCTTCAGGTTAAGAAATCTTTAGACGATGGTTTTGATTCTCTAGATGCCAAAGACACAGACATTGAAAATGCAATGTTGCGCCTAAATCGCCTGAATAATTCTACCGGTGGTGAGAGTGTTGCTGAAGTTCGTGCAGACCTTCAGAAGGTTATGCAGTTGTACTTCGGTGTATTCCGTGAAGGTGCAGCGATGCAAACAGGTTTGGAAGAGTTAGCTAAAATTCGCGCTCGTGTTGAAAATCTGCATCTTGAAGACAAGAGTCAGGCTTTCAACACTGCTCGTATTGAAGCACTTGAGCTCGAGAACTTGCTTGAAGTTGCTGAATCGACTGCAGTACCAGCAGAATTTCGTAAAGAGAGTCGTGGCGCGCACGCCCGTAACGACTACACTGAACGTGATGATGAAAACTGGTTGAAGCACTCACTGTATCACCCAGCTGATAAGAAAGTGACTAAGCGTGACGTTAACTTCGCGCCTAAGACAATGGACGCTTTCCCACCTAAAGCTCGTACATACTAA
- the odhB gene encoding 2-oxoglutarate dehydrogenase complex dihydrolipoyllysine-residue succinyltransferase, which produces MSIEIKAPTFPESVADGTVATWHKQPGEACARDEHIVDIETDKVVLEVVAPADGVIVEVLKGEGDIVLSDEVLAKFESGASAEAAPAAAASAAPAASASAAKETVQIKAPTFPESVADGTVAAWHKQPGEACARDEHIVDIETDKVVLEVVAPAEGVIGDIVKNEGDTVLSDEILANFLVGASGAAAAPAEAAAPAAESAGDEDGVAGPAARKALAEAGLSASDVKGTGKGGRITKEDVEAASKAKAAAPAPAAKPAAAPATMPALGADGRVEKRVPMTRLRATIAKRLVEAQQTAAMLTTYNEVNMGPVMELRKKYKDLFQKTHNGTKLGFMSFFVKAATEALKRYPAVNASIDGNDMVYHGYQDIGVAVSTNRGLMVPVLRNTEAMGLADIESGIMDFAVRGRDGKLGMDDMQGGTFTITNGGIFGSLMSTPILNPPQTAILGMHKIQERPMAVDGQVVIQPMMYLALSYDHRMIDGKEAVQFLVTIKDLLEDPSRLLLEI; this is translated from the coding sequence ATGAGCATCGAAATAAAAGCACCTACTTTTCCAGAATCTGTAGCAGACGGCACGGTCGCTACTTGGCACAAGCAACCAGGTGAAGCCTGTGCACGTGATGAGCACATCGTTGATATCGAGACTGATAAAGTAGTTTTGGAAGTTGTGGCTCCAGCAGATGGCGTCATTGTAGAAGTACTGAAAGGTGAAGGTGATATCGTTCTTAGCGATGAAGTCTTAGCTAAGTTTGAATCTGGTGCAAGTGCGGAAGCAGCTCCTGCAGCAGCGGCAAGCGCGGCGCCAGCAGCATCAGCTTCTGCGGCGAAAGAAACAGTGCAAATCAAAGCACCTACTTTCCCTGAGTCAGTTGCTGACGGTACTGTTGCTGCTTGGCATAAACAGCCAGGTGAAGCATGTGCACGTGATGAGCACATTGTTGATATCGAAACAGATAAAGTTGTTTTAGAAGTCGTAGCACCTGCTGAAGGGGTTATCGGTGATATTGTTAAGAATGAAGGCGATACCGTTCTTAGCGATGAGATATTGGCTAACTTCCTTGTTGGCGCTTCTGGCGCAGCAGCGGCACCTGCAGAAGCGGCAGCGCCTGCAGCAGAGTCTGCTGGTGACGAAGATGGCGTTGCGGGTCCTGCGGCTCGTAAAGCGTTGGCTGAAGCGGGTCTATCTGCATCAGATGTAAAAGGCACTGGTAAAGGTGGCCGTATTACAAAAGAAGACGTAGAAGCGGCTTCTAAAGCGAAAGCGGCTGCGCCGGCTCCTGCAGCTAAGCCTGCTGCTGCACCTGCAACAATGCCTGCATTGGGTGCTGATGGTCGTGTCGAGAAGCGTGTTCCAATGACTCGCTTGCGTGCGACTATTGCAAAACGTCTTGTTGAAGCGCAACAAACGGCGGCTATGTTGACAACGTACAACGAAGTTAACATGGGTCCTGTGATGGAGCTTCGTAAGAAGTACAAAGATCTATTTCAGAAAACTCATAACGGCACTAAGTTAGGCTTTATGTCTTTCTTCGTTAAAGCCGCGACTGAAGCTTTGAAACGCTACCCAGCGGTTAACGCTTCTATCGATGGTAACGATATGGTTTACCATGGTTACCAAGACATCGGTGTTGCTGTGTCAACTAACCGTGGCTTGATGGTTCCTGTATTGCGTAATACAGAAGCGATGGGCTTAGCGGATATTGAGTCTGGTATTATGGACTTTGCGGTACGTGGTCGCGACGGTAAGTTGGGCATGGATGACATGCAAGGCGGAACCTTTACCATCACGAACGGTGGTATCTTTGGTTCTCTTATGTCAACACCGATCCTGAATCCACCACAAACTGCAATCTTGGGAATGCATAAAATCCAAGAGCGTCCCATGGCAGTAGACGGTCAAGTCGTTATTCAGCCTATGATGTACTTAGCTTTATCTTACGACCACCGTATGATCGATGGTAAAGAAGCCGTGCAATTCTTGGTGACGATTAAAGATTTACTTGAAGATCCATCACGTCTGCTTCTTGAAATCTAA
- the sdhD gene encoding succinate dehydrogenase, hydrophobic membrane anchor protein, translating into MVTQITSFGRSGLYDWMMQRISAIVLALYSVFIIGYLVLNPDLTYEQWSGLFETTWMRIFSLMTLLSIGIHSWIGLWSVSTDYIKATGVRFLFQAVCGFAMFVYVVWGIQVLWGL; encoded by the coding sequence ATGGTAACTCAAATTACAAGTTTTGGTCGCTCAGGACTTTATGATTGGATGATGCAGAGAATTTCTGCAATCGTTTTAGCGTTATACAGCGTATTTATTATTGGGTATTTGGTTTTAAACCCTGACCTTACATACGAACAGTGGAGTGGACTGTTTGAAACGACTTGGATGCGCATCTTCAGTTTGATGACGCTCTTGTCTATTGGTATTCACTCCTGGATTGGCTTGTGGTCTGTATCTACAGATTACATTAAAGCTACCGGTGTTCGTTTTCTTTTCCAAGCGGTGTGCGGTTTTGCGATGTTTGTTTATGTCGTTTGGGGTATTCAGGTTCTTTGGGGGCTGTAA
- the sucC gene encoding ADP-forming succinate--CoA ligase subunit beta, which produces MNLHEYQAKQLFADYGLPVSKGYAVDTPEEAVEAAKKIGGDKWVVKAQVHAGGRGKAGGVKLVDSHEEVSAFAANWLGKNLVTYQTDENGQPVAKILVESCTDIANELYLGAVVDRSTRKVVFMASTEGGVEIEKVAEETPELIHKAIIDPLVGAQPYQAREMAFKMGLSPEQTKQFTKIFLGLSQMFHDFDFALLEINPLVITDEGNLHCLDGKINIDSNAVYRQKKMQEFHDPSQEDEREAHAAQWELNYVALDGNVGCMVNGAGLAMGTMDIVNLHGGKPANFLDVGGGATKERVAEAFKIILSDDNVKAVLVNIFGGIVRCDMIAEGIIGAVEQVGVTVPVVVRLEGTNAEKGREVLANSDLDIIAATSLKDAAEQVVKAAEGK; this is translated from the coding sequence ATGAACCTACATGAATATCAAGCTAAACAGCTTTTTGCTGATTATGGCTTGCCAGTGTCAAAAGGGTACGCAGTAGATACGCCAGAAGAGGCGGTAGAAGCTGCAAAGAAAATTGGTGGTGATAAGTGGGTTGTAAAAGCTCAAGTTCACGCCGGCGGCCGTGGTAAAGCTGGTGGTGTAAAACTTGTTGATTCTCACGAAGAAGTATCAGCATTCGCTGCTAACTGGTTAGGTAAGAACCTTGTTACTTATCAAACTGACGAAAATGGTCAGCCAGTTGCGAAAATTCTTGTTGAGTCTTGCACAGACATCGCAAACGAACTATACCTAGGTGCTGTTGTAGACCGTTCAACTCGTAAAGTTGTCTTCATGGCGTCTACAGAAGGTGGTGTAGAAATCGAGAAAGTTGCTGAAGAAACTCCTGAGTTGATCCACAAAGCAATCATCGACCCTCTAGTAGGTGCACAACCTTACCAAGCTCGTGAAATGGCATTCAAAATGGGCTTAAGCCCAGAGCAAACTAAGCAGTTCACTAAGATCTTCTTAGGTTTGTCTCAAATGTTCCACGACTTCGATTTCGCACTTTTAGAAATCAACCCGCTTGTAATCACTGATGAAGGTAACCTTCATTGCCTAGACGGTAAGATCAACATCGACAGCAACGCTGTATACCGTCAGAAGAAAATGCAAGAGTTCCACGATCCGTCTCAAGAAGATGAGCGTGAAGCGCATGCAGCACAGTGGGAATTAAACTACGTAGCTCTAGACGGTAACGTTGGTTGTATGGTTAACGGTGCAGGTCTAGCGATGGGTACAATGGACATCGTAAATCTACACGGCGGTAAGCCAGCTAACTTCCTAGACGTAGGTGGTGGCGCGACTAAAGAGCGTGTTGCTGAAGCATTCAAAATCATCTTGTCTGATGACAATGTTAAAGCCGTACTTGTTAACATCTTCGGTGGCATCGTACGTTGTGACATGATCGCTGAAGGTATCATCGGTGCAGTTGAGCAGGTTGGTGTAACCGTTCCTGTTGTTGTTCGCCTAGAAGGTACGAACGCTGAGAAAGGTCGTGAAGTTCTAGCGAACTCTGATCTTGATATCATCGCTGCTACAAGTTTGAAAGACGCAGCTGAGCAAGTTGTTAAAGCTGCGGAGGGCAAATAA
- the lpdA gene encoding dihydrolipoyl dehydrogenase: MSDKFDVIVIGGGPGGYVAAIRAAQLGLKTACIEKWLDKNEKPRLGGTCLNVGCIPSKALLDSSHKYHDAKEEYSVHGISVGDVAMDVNAMIDRKDKIVDQLTGGIAGLFKANDVTSFEGFGKLLANKKVEFTAHDGSVKTLEAENVILATGSVPVNIPPAPRTGDIIVDNEGALEFRSVPKRLGVIGAGVIGLELGSVWARLGTEVVVLEAQEQFLSLCDQDVAKEAAKIFKKQDLDIRLGARVTGSQINGEEVEVTYLDAKGEEQKEVFDKLIVAVGRKPFTDGCLAGDAGVNLDERGFVFVDEQCRTSVPGVFAIGDIVRGPMLAHKASEEGVMVADIIAGHKAQMNYDCIPSVIYTHPELAWVGKTEQELKAEGVKYKVGKFPFAASGRAMAANDTDGFVKIIACEDTDRILGCHIVGGHAADLIAQAVIAMEFGSTAEDIALTVFAHPTVSEAVHEAALAVDGHAIHVANRKKRK; this comes from the coding sequence ATGTCTGATAAATTTGATGTAATCGTAATCGGCGGTGGCCCAGGTGGTTACGTAGCTGCAATTCGTGCAGCTCAATTGGGTCTTAAAACAGCATGTATTGAAAAGTGGCTGGATAAAAATGAAAAGCCACGTTTAGGCGGTACTTGTCTTAACGTAGGTTGTATTCCATCTAAAGCTTTGTTGGACTCTTCTCATAAGTATCATGATGCAAAAGAAGAGTATTCTGTTCACGGTATTTCCGTAGGCGACGTGGCTATGGATGTGAACGCAATGATCGATCGTAAAGATAAGATCGTTGACCAACTTACAGGTGGTATTGCTGGCCTGTTTAAAGCAAATGACGTAACGAGCTTTGAAGGCTTCGGTAAGTTGCTTGCAAACAAAAAAGTTGAGTTCACAGCACACGACGGTTCAGTTAAAACGCTTGAAGCTGAAAATGTGATCTTGGCGACAGGTTCTGTTCCTGTAAACATCCCACCAGCACCACGTACTGGCGATATCATCGTTGATAACGAAGGCGCACTAGAGTTCCGTTCTGTACCTAAGCGTCTAGGCGTTATCGGTGCAGGTGTTATCGGTCTTGAGTTGGGCTCTGTATGGGCGCGCCTAGGTACTGAGGTTGTCGTTCTTGAAGCGCAAGAACAATTCCTAAGCCTATGTGATCAAGATGTTGCTAAAGAAGCAGCGAAGATCTTTAAGAAACAAGATCTGGATATTCGTCTTGGTGCTCGTGTAACTGGCAGCCAAATTAACGGCGAAGAAGTCGAAGTGACTTACCTTGACGCGAAAGGCGAAGAGCAAAAAGAAGTTTTTGATAAGCTGATTGTTGCTGTAGGCCGTAAGCCGTTCACTGATGGCTGTTTAGCCGGTGATGCGGGCGTTAACCTAGATGAGCGTGGCTTCGTATTTGTTGACGAGCAGTGCCGTACATCGGTACCTGGTGTGTTCGCTATTGGTGATATTGTTCGTGGTCCAATGTTGGCACACAAAGCGTCTGAAGAAGGCGTTATGGTTGCAGACATCATTGCGGGTCACAAAGCGCAAATGAACTACGACTGCATCCCATCTGTTATCTATACACACCCAGAACTTGCTTGGGTTGGTAAAACAGAGCAAGAACTTAAAGCGGAAGGCGTTAAATACAAAGTGGGTAAATTCCCATTTGCTGCGTCAGGTCGTGCAATGGCTGCGAATGACACAGATGGTTTTGTTAAAATCATTGCTTGTGAAGATACAGACCGTATCCTAGGCTGTCATATTGTTGGTGGTCACGCGGCAGACTTGATCGCACAAGCGGTTATTGCGATGGAGTTTGGCTCTACTGCTGAAGACATCGCGCTTACTGTCTTTGCTCACCCAACGGTAAGTGAAGCAGTTCATGAAGCAGCGCTTGCTGTAGACGGCCACGCAATCCATGTTGCTAACCGTAAAAAACGTAAATAA